Proteins encoded together in one Shewanella acanthi window:
- a CDS encoding MtrB/PioB family decaheme-associated outer membrane protein, which yields MKFKLNLITLALLANTGIAVAADGYGLANANTDKVKLAAWACKACIVETGVSGSVGGGFGYNGEDDIHSANAFGSDSDVAAKFDADVTFRGENGYRASVEAYQLGMDGGRLDINAGKLGQYNVNVNYREIATYDTNDAMSPYLGIGGNDLTLPDNWVTAGSSSQMPGLISSLNPFELSLKRQREGLGFEYQGESLWSAYVNFMREEKTGLKQTSGGFFNQSIMLPEPVDYTTDTIEAGVKLKGDRWFTALNYNGSIFKNEYSQLNFESAFNPTFGAQTSGTKALDPDNQSHTVTLLGQYNDGFNSLSGRIMTGQMSQDEALISSGYGYQLPTEAVDAKVDLLGMNLKVVSKVGSKVRVTGSYDYYDRDNNTQVQEWTQISINDVTGKVAYNTPYDNRSQRFKVAGDYRITHDIKLDGGYDFKREQRDYQDRETTDENTLWTRLRVNSFENFDMWIKGSYGNRGGSHYEASEWTSSETNSLLRKYHLADRERTQIEARVSHTPVDSLTIDVGARYALDDYNNTVIGLTESQDTSYDANISYMITDDILATTFYNHQTIKSEQAGSSNYSTPTWNGFIEDDVDVFGAGVSYNNLMENKLRLGLDYTYSDSDSNTQVRQGISGDYGDYFAKVHNLNLYAQYQATEKLGLRFDYKFENYKDNDAANDLAVDSIWNVVGFGNNSHDYNAMMFMFSVNYKL from the coding sequence ATGAAATTTAAACTCAATCTAATTACGTTAGCGTTATTAGCCAATACTGGTATTGCCGTCGCAGCCGATGGTTACGGCCTTGCCAATGCCAACACAGATAAGGTGAAGTTAGCAGCTTGGGCCTGTAAAGCTTGTATCGTGGAGACTGGTGTATCAGGCTCTGTCGGTGGCGGGTTTGGCTATAACGGCGAAGATGATATCCACTCCGCCAATGCCTTTGGTAGTGATAGTGACGTTGCTGCTAAATTTGATGCCGATGTAACATTTCGCGGTGAAAATGGATACCGCGCCAGTGTTGAAGCCTACCAACTGGGAATGGACGGTGGTCGTTTAGATATTAATGCGGGCAAACTTGGCCAATACAACGTTAATGTTAACTATCGTGAAATCGCGACCTACGATACTAACGATGCCATGTCACCCTATTTGGGCATCGGTGGTAACGACTTAACCCTACCCGATAATTGGGTTACTGCGGGTTCCAGTAGCCAAATGCCTGGGCTAATTAGCAGCCTTAATCCCTTTGAGCTATCACTTAAGCGTCAACGAGAAGGTTTAGGCTTTGAGTATCAAGGTGAGTCACTCTGGAGTGCCTACGTTAACTTCATGCGTGAAGAAAAAACCGGTCTCAAACAAACATCGGGTGGATTTTTTAACCAGTCAATCATGCTTCCAGAACCTGTGGATTACACTACAGATACCATCGAAGCAGGGGTAAAACTCAAAGGTGACCGTTGGTTTACAGCCTTAAATTACAATGGTTCTATTTTCAAAAATGAATATAGCCAATTGAATTTTGAGAGCGCATTTAACCCAACCTTTGGCGCACAAACCTCGGGAACTAAGGCACTCGATCCCGACAACCAGTCGCATACAGTAACCCTACTGGGCCAGTATAATGACGGTTTCAATTCATTATCCGGTCGTATCATGACTGGACAAATGAGCCAAGATGAAGCCCTCATCAGCTCCGGATATGGTTATCAACTGCCAACTGAGGCCGTCGATGCCAAAGTTGATTTGTTGGGAATGAACCTCAAAGTGGTGAGTAAAGTCGGTAGTAAAGTGCGTGTTACCGGCAGTTACGATTACTACGACCGAGACAACAACACCCAAGTCCAAGAGTGGACTCAAATCAGCATCAATGACGTAACAGGTAAAGTTGCCTACAACACGCCTTACGACAATCGTTCACAACGCTTTAAAGTGGCAGGTGACTACCGTATTACCCACGATATCAAGCTCGACGGCGGCTATGACTTCAAACGTGAACAACGGGATTACCAAGACCGTGAAACCACGGATGAAAATACCCTCTGGACACGCTTACGGGTAAACAGCTTCGAAAACTTCGATATGTGGATTAAGGGCAGTTATGGCAACCGTGGTGGTTCACATTACGAAGCATCGGAATGGACCTCCTCTGAGACCAACAGCCTGCTGCGTAAGTATCACTTAGCGGATCGCGAACGAACTCAAATCGAAGCGAGGGTAAGCCACACGCCCGTTGACAGTCTGACGATTGATGTGGGTGCCCGCTACGCCTTAGATGATTATAACAACACTGTTATTGGGTTAACTGAGTCTCAAGACACAAGTTATGATGCCAATATCAGCTACATGATCACTGACGATATCTTGGCGACCACTTTCTATAATCATCAAACGATTAAGTCTGAACAAGCGGGTAGCAGTAACTACAGTACACCTACTTGGAACGGCTTTATCGAAGATGATGTCGATGTCTTTGGTGCAGGTGTTAGCTATAACAATTTAATGGAAAATAAACTTCGCCTCGGATTGGATTACACCTATTCCGACTCTGACAGTAATACTCAAGTTAGACAGGGTATTTCTGGTGATTATGGCGACTATTTTGCCAAAGTTCACAACCTCAATTTATATGCGCAATACCAAGCGACTGAAAAGTTAGGCCTGCGTTTCGATTATAAATTTGAGAATTACAAAGATAACGATGCTGCGAACGATCTTGCCGTTGACAGTATTTGGAACGTGGTTGGCTTTGGCAACAATAGCCATGATTACAACGCCATGATGTTTATGTTCAGCGTGAACTACAAACTGTAA
- a CDS encoding DmsE family decaheme c-type cytochrome, with product MKNKIKIKNLLPAIIVSVVVAFSITPSAHAAKWDAKMTPEQVEATLDKKFAEGNYSSKGADTCLMCHKKSEKVMDLFKGVHGAIESSKSPMAGLQCEACHGPLGQHNKGGNEPMITFGKESTLSANKQNSVCLSCHQDDKRMAWNGGHHDNADVACASCHQVHVAKDPVLSKNTEMEVCTSCHTKQKADMNKRSSHPLKWAQMTCSDCHNPHGSVADADLNKPSINDTCYSCHAEKRGPKLWEHAPVTENCVTCHNPHGSVNDAMLKTRAPQLCQQCHASDGHASNAYLGNTGLGATVGDNAFTGGRSCLNCHSQVHGSNHPSGKLLQR from the coding sequence ATGAAGAACAAAATAAAAATCAAAAATCTATTACCGGCAATCATAGTGTCAGTAGTAGTAGCATTTAGCATCACTCCGAGTGCGCACGCTGCCAAGTGGGATGCAAAAATGACCCCAGAGCAAGTTGAAGCGACCTTAGACAAGAAATTTGCCGAGGGTAACTACTCCTCAAAGGGTGCAGATACTTGTTTGATGTGCCATAAAAAATCTGAAAAAGTCATGGACCTCTTTAAAGGTGTCCACGGTGCTATTGAGTCCTCTAAGAGCCCAATGGCTGGTCTACAATGCGAGGCATGCCATGGTCCATTAGGGCAACACAATAAGGGCGGGAACGAACCGATGATCACCTTCGGTAAAGAATCGACCTTATCGGCAAATAAGCAAAACAGCGTCTGTTTAAGCTGTCACCAAGACGACAAACGTATGGCTTGGAACGGTGGTCACCATGACAATGCGGATGTTGCCTGTGCCTCATGTCACCAAGTGCACGTGGCTAAAGATCCTGTGCTGTCCAAAAACACCGAAATGGAAGTTTGCACTAGCTGCCATACCAAGCAGAAAGCAGATATGAACAAACGCTCTAGTCACCCACTTAAATGGGCGCAAATGACCTGTAGCGATTGCCATAATCCCCATGGGAGCGTAGCAGATGCCGATCTAAATAAGCCCAGCATCAATGACACTTGTTACTCCTGCCACGCCGAAAAACGCGGCCCCAAACTGTGGGAACATGCACCGGTCACCGAGAATTGTGTGACCTGTCATAACCCACACGGAAGCGTGAATGACGCGATGCTCAAAACCCGTGCCCCACAATTGTGTCAGCAATGTCACGCCAGTGATGGTCACGCCAGCAATGCCTACTTAGGCAACACTGGTTTAGGCGCCACCGTAGGTGACAATGCCTTTACGGGTGGAAGAAGCTGCTTAAATTGCCATAGTCAGGTTCATGGTTCTAACCATCCATCTGGCAAGCTTTTACAGCGCTAA
- a CDS encoding uracil-DNA glycosylase family protein: MTTAEEYEHQLQTLLIQIRSCSLCQKDLPLPAKPILQASSHAKILIAGQAPGVKTHHKGIPFDDASGERLRNWLNISREQFYDPKLFAIIPMGFCFPGSIERNGKKQGDKPPRPECAATWHSQLLALMPNIELIIVLGQYAIDYHLSPLSTDELVDEKRQYLTHLANKQKLAKLTDAKALDAKILKRPKLTVTQTIAHWQDYWPNIIALPHPSPRNNLWLKQHPEFEVHILPMLKTRIHQLLNFK; the protein is encoded by the coding sequence ATGACAACCGCTGAAGAGTATGAACATCAATTACAAACACTACTGATTCAGATCCGCAGCTGCTCCCTTTGCCAAAAAGACTTACCCCTGCCCGCTAAGCCCATTTTACAGGCCAGCAGTCACGCAAAGATCCTCATCGCAGGCCAAGCTCCGGGCGTAAAAACCCACCACAAAGGCATCCCCTTTGACGATGCTAGCGGCGAAAGATTAAGAAACTGGCTTAATATCAGCCGAGAACAATTTTACGATCCAAAACTATTTGCCATTATCCCGATGGGATTTTGTTTTCCGGGAAGTATCGAGCGTAACGGTAAAAAGCAAGGGGATAAACCGCCACGCCCAGAATGCGCAGCCACCTGGCACTCACAGCTGCTGGCGCTGATGCCGAACATTGAGCTCATTATCGTCCTTGGACAATACGCCATCGATTACCATTTATCCCCGCTCAGCACTGACGAGCTTGTCGATGAGAAGAGGCAATACTTAACCCATCTCGCAAATAAACAGAAACTGGCAAAATTGACAGACGCAAAGGCCCTGGATGCCAAGATATTGAAACGGCCAAAACTCACCGTCACCCAAACTATCGCCCATTGGCAGGACTATTGGCCTAACATCATTGCCCTGCCTCACCCTAGCCCTAGAAATAATCTCTGGCTTAAACAACATCCCGAATTTGAAGTACACATTTTGCCAATGCTAAAAACCCGTATACATCAGTTACTCAACTTTAAATAA